In Flammeovirgaceae bacterium, the sequence GGGCAGCGCCAGCGTGTGGCTATTGCCCGTGCCCTGGTGAATAACCCCTCCATCATTCTGGCCGATGAACCCACCGGTAACCTTGATACCAAAACCTCGTACGACATCATGAACCTCTTTCAGGAACTTCATGATAAAGGCAACACCATCATCATGGTTACCCACGAAGATGACATCGCCCATTATGCCCACCGCATTGTTCGCTTGCGTGACGGACTGGTGGAGTGGGATCGTAAAAACGAACACGTTACACGCGGCAAGCCGGTGGCAGCAGCACACTAAGCCCCGCGCTTGACCTTGATGGTTATCCGGTAAATCATCACCTTCGTAGCATGAAGATCTACACCAAAACAGGCGATACCGGCACCACCGCTTTATTTGGCGGTAAGCGGGTTTCAAAAGCTGACCTTCGCATAGAAACGTACGGAACTGTTGATGAGTTGAATTCCTGCATCGGCCTGGTGCGTGATCAGCCGGTGAATAAGGCGCGAAAAGATGTACTGATAGAAATTCAGGACCGGCTTTTTACTGTTGGTTCCATTCTCGCCACCGAACCCGGTAACACAAAAGTTAAAATTCCGGCATTGTCAGAATTGGATGTTCGGTTTCTTGAACAGCAGATTGATGAAATGGAAACCACGTTACCACCCATGAAATCATTTGTACTGCCGGGTGGCCACCAGTCGGTTTCATTTTGCCACGTTGCCCGCACGGTGTGCCGTAGGGCCGAACGCCTTGTTACAGCACTCAATGCCGTTGAACCGGTAGAAGCGGTTGTAATAAAATACCTGAACCGGCTTTCGGATTATTTGTTCGTGCTGGCCCGCAAAATGGCCCATGAACTGGGTGCCGAAGAAACCCCCTGGAAACCAAGAATGTAGGTTTGATTTTCAAAAGCCTCAACCGTTTGCCCTAACAGCCGTTAGTCGGTTCAGAAATATCTTTTAACTTGCGGGCGCAACAACCGCAAAACCCCTTAAAAATGGTCGCTACGCAGAACATCAGCATCCACCGTGTAAAGGAGTCGAGGCTGGCCGAAGTTGATTTTGCCAACATTCCCTTTGGCAAGATTTACACCGACCACATGTTTATGGCCGATTACCGCAACGGTGAATGGAAGAATTTCCGCATCGTTCCGTATGGCTATATGCCCATTAGCCCGGCAACCCCGGCCCTGCATTACGGCCAGGCTATTTTTGAGGGCATGAAGGCCTTTCGCGGACCCGATGGCGAAGCACTTGTATTTCGGCCGCACGATAACTGGATGCGCATGAACATTTCGGGCGAACGCATGTGCATGCCGCACATACCTGAAGAGCTGTTCATGGATAGTTTGATTGCATTAATTGATCTGGACCGCAACTGGATACCGGCTATTGATGGTTCATCGCTCTACATACGGCCGTTTATGTTTTCGGCCGATGAATACATCGGCATCAAGGCTTCATCCGATTTCACGTTTATGATCATTCTTTGTCCGGTTGGTGCGTATTATTCCACACCGGTGAAAGTACGGATTGAAACCCACTATACCCGCGCCATCGATGGCGGCACCGGTTACGCCAAAGCAGGCGGAAACTATGGGGGTGCCATTTACCCGGCCAAGCTGGCGCAGGATAAGGGCTACCATCAACTGATTTGGACCGATGGCAAGAACCATGAGTTTATTGAAGAATCCGGAACCATGAACGTGATGTTCGTGATAAACGATACGCTGGTAACTCCGGCATTAACCGATACCATTTTAGCAGGCATTACCCGCGACAGCGTGTTGAAACTTGCACGGCACTGGGGCTGGAAAGTTGAGGAGCGAAGAATTTCCGTTAAAGAGCTTATCGAAGGTCTGGAAAAGGGTACGGTAACCGAAGCGTTCGGTGCCGGCACGGCAGCTACCATCGCCCCGATTGAACTCATTGGTTATAACGATAAGGATTATTATTTACCTCCGGTAAGCGAGCGCAAATACTCCACACGCATCTTAAAAGAACTGGATAACATCAAGCGCGGCCTGGCCTCTGATCCGTTTAACTGGATTGTGAAGATGTAGCCGAATGCCTATTTTCGGGCAGTTCCGGTTTTAATGAAAGAGGTTAGTCTGATTTTCTTTCTGCTGTTGCCTTTGTGGGGTAGTGCTCAATACCGGTTGATTCTGCTGAAACGCGACAATACCATTTTTTCATTTAAAGAAGGCGATTACATCCGGTTTAAGCGTAAGGATCGGAATCACTTTACACGCGGATTTATTGCCGGCATTCATCAGGATTACTTCCGGATTGGCGAGGACACAACCTATACGCACCAGTTACAAAAAATTGATCTGACTGACCTGCCTAATTCCGGTTTTCGAACGGCATCCATTGGTAAGGGATTAATAGCTGCCGGCTTAATGATTTTTCTGGGTGATTTGGTAAACACCACTTTGGTTCGCGATGATCCGTACACCGTACACAGCGGGGTGTTGATTTCTTCCGCTTTGCTGGTTGGTGCAGGTACAGCTATGCAGGTTGTCAATAACGACTACTTTGTATTGGGCAGAAAGAAAAAGGCTGTGATTGTAGATTGGTAACTTATGGATGTAACCTCCAACCGTTCGCGCATCATCGTTACCTGTAACAGCCGCCTTTCGCCATGGCTGAAGCAGGAGATTGAAGAACTGGGTTTTGAACCAGCCCGCGTTTTTAAAACCGGTGTTGAGCTTCGCGGCACCATTAATGATTGCATCCGGCTTAACCTCAACCTGCGGTGTGCCAGCCAGGTGTTGTATTCATTGCGCGAGTTTCAGGCTAACCATCCTGATCATATTTATGAGCAGGTAAAAAAATTTCCATGGGAAGTCGTTATTCCGGCAGGCGGATTTTTTTCAGTAACCTGTAATGTAAATCATCCATCTGTAAACAACGAGTTGTTTGTTAATGTTAAGGTAAAGGATGCCATTGCCGACCGGTTCAGAGAAAAAACCGGCAAACGTCCGGATTCCGGGCCGGAACTTGATCACGTGGTTATTCACCTGTTCTGGAAGGAAAAATATGCCGAGTTGTTTCTCGATACATCCGGTCACACACTTTCAAAACACGGTTACCGTAAAATTCCGGGAAAGGCCCCGATGCTGGAAGCGCTTGCTGCTGCAACTATTCTTGCCGGTAAATGGAACAGAGTTTCGCCTTTCATCAACCCCATGTGTGGTTCGGGCACGCTGGCCATCGAAGCGGCCTTGCTGGCTGCCAATCGCAAACCCGGCTTGTACAGGAAAAATTATTCCTTTATGCACATTGTCGGGTATGATGAGGTTGTTTACCAAAATGAACTTCGTAAACTTCAGAACGCAATTAAAGTAATTCCTAATCTGAAAATAATAGCCACCGACATCAGTGGCGATGCCGTTGCGATTTCAAAAGTAAATGCTGCGCATGCAGGCGTTGAAAACCTGATCCATTTTGAACAATGCGATTTTGAGCAAACACCAATCCCGGAAGGGGAGGGTGGCGTGGTTTTTTTTAACCCCGAATATGGCGAGCGGCTGGGCGAGCAGGCAAAACTCGAAGGGACCTATAAACGTATCGGTGACTTTCTGAAACAAAAATGCCGGGGCTATACCGGTTATATTTTTACCGGTAACCCTGAGTTGGCAAAAAAAATCGGTTTACGCACAAGCCGCAGAATTGAGTTTTACTCGGCCAAACTCGATTGCCGGCTGCTGGAGTATGAATTGTATGAAGGCAGTATGAGGAACCGAAAGAGCAACTAACGTGCTTTCAACAACGTGCCTTTGTCATTCCAAATTGAAACTGAATTTTCCCAACCTCCGGTTACCAATAGATTATCGTTCCAATCAATTCCCCAGATGGCACCATAGCCGTTGTTGGCTGTAACCAGTAGTTTGCCGTTCAATGCCCAGATGCGAAGTGAATCGCTTGCTGTGGCAAGTTTGGTTCCATCTTTGTTCCATTCCATGCCACGGTAGGGCCCGTTACTACCGGTCATGGTAAGCACGTGTTCACCTTCTTCACTGAAGAATTTCAAATAAGAAGGTTCGGTTTCTCCTTCGTGGCCATAGTCACCTGTCGCGAAAAATTTTCCGGAAGGATGCCATCGGACACACAGGATGGCCTTGTTGATATTGCTAATCTTAACCGAACGTATTTCTTCACCTGTTTCGGTATCGAACAATCGAACGTCATTATCAGCAGCAGCAATAATGTTTTTGGCAGGGTGCCAGGAAACGGAGAAAAGACTCCTGCCTGATGGATGTTTGATGTCTCTGATCTTTTTTCCGTCAATCGAAAAAATGGTAATGAAACCATCTCTTCCTAAAGCAAGGTAGCTCCCATCCGGACTCCAATCGAGTCCCCGTCCGGCATATTTTCCCAATTCCATCAATTTGCCGGTTTCCATGTTCAAAAGTTGAAGTGTTTGTGTTTCCAACCTCCTGTTATGGGGATAAGCGCTAAATGCTAACAGATTTTGCGTAGGGTGCCAGGCAACGGCTGGAATTGTCATGCTGTCGAATGAAAGTGTTTTTACAACCGATAGATGAATTCCGTTAAGAATAACCAGTTTTCCGTTGTCGCCTCCTACGGCAATGTAGGTTCCATCTGTACTCCATCCGGCTGTCCACAGAAACCTAAATTCATGTTGAGCAGGAGGCTGCTTAATCGCACATGAAGCGGTTAGGGCAAGGAGTGTGAGTAGCGTTTTTTGCATTAAAATTGTTGATTGTGGATTCTATTTAGTAAGTCTGAAATGGCGAACGGAGTTATGAAGGTAAGAAGGAATTACTAAACCATTTATATTTGCCACATAACTACTAATCATGACCACCGAACAACTGAAAGATTTAAAAGGCCGCGTACAGGCTTTGAGGAGGTATCTTTGACTACGATCGCAAAATCGTTGAAGTAAAAGACGAGGAGGCTATTACCCACCAGGCCGATTTCTGGAATAACCCCAGGCAAGCCGAAACCACTTTAAAGAGTCTGCGCACCAAAAAGGTGTGGACGGATGCTTTTGAAAAGGTAAACAAGCTGCTTGAAGACCTTGATGTACTCCATGAGTTTCATGAAGCGGGTGATGTAGGAGAGGAAGAACTCGACCGTGAATACCAAAAAACGGCTAAGGCGGTGGAGGAGCTTGAGTTCAAAAAAATGCTGAGCCGCGAAGAAGACCAGCTCAGTGCCGTACTCGAAATTAACCCGGGTGCCGGTGGCACCGAGAGTAACGACTGGGCCGAGATGCTGAACCGCATGTACATTATGTGGGGTGAAAAAAACGGCTACAAGGTAACGCAGGTGGATTACCAGGCTGGTGAAGTGGCCGGCATCAAATCGGCTACGCTCGAAATTGAAGGACCGTTTGCCTACGGCAAACTCAAATCCGAAATCGGGGTGCACCGGCTGGTGCGCATCTCACCGTTTGATTCGAACCAGCGCAGGCACACCTCGTTTGCTTCGGTGTTTGTGTATCCAAAAGTAGATGACACCATAAATATTGAGGTGAACCCTGCTGATGTGGAAATCCAAACCTCCCGTTCGGGCGGTGCCGGTGGCCAGAATGTAAATAAAGTAGAAACAAAAGTGCAGCTTACGCACAAGCCTACCGGCATTGTTATCGTGTGCCAGGTGGAGCGTTCGCAGCACGCCAACCGCGAGCGCGCCATGCAAATGCTGAAATCAAAGTTGTACCAACTGGAACTGGAAAAGCGAAATGCCGAACGCGACAAGATTGAGGCGGGCAAAATGAAAATTGATTTCGGTTCGCAAATCCGGAATTACGTGCTGCATCCCTACAAACTGGTGAAGGATGCCCGCACCGGTGTGGAGCGCACCGATGCACAAAACGTGCTGGATGGCGATCTGGATGATTTTATAAAGGCGTATTTGCTGGAGTTGCAGGAGGGAGTAAAGAAGTAATATAATGCAAACCGGTTACCGGTGACTTGAAACCGGCACGTTCACGAATTATTGTAATTGAACTTGACTAAAAATTCGTCTAAACAAAAAGTTTACACCCGCCAGTTCTGGCTGCTTTGCCTCAGTTCGCTGTTGTTCTTTGCCAGCTTTAACATGCTTATACCCGAACTGCCCGCGTACCTGAGCAGCCTGGGCGGAGCCGAATACAAAGGCCTCATCATTTCGCTGTTTACCATTACCGCCATGCTCTCGCGTCCGTTCAGTGGAAAAATTGCCGATAAAGTCGGGCGTATTCCGGTAATGGTCATCGGCACATCCGTCTGTTTTATCAGCAGTTTGTTGTACCCGGTTGTTTCAAGTGTGGCAGGCTTTTTACTGCTTCGGCTGGTGCATGGCTTTTCAACAGGCTTTACACCCACCGGATTAACCGCCTACCTTTCTGACATCATACCGGCTCAGAAGCGCGGAGAAGCCATGGGTTTACTTGGTACGGCCGGCACAGTGGGCATGGCGGCCGGTCCGGCCATTGGTGGGGCGGTGGCCAACAACCTGGGGCTGAACTTCATGTTTTATACCTCATCCGGCTTTGCCATCGTCTCCATTTTGATACTGATGGGCATTAAAGAAACACTGCAACAACGCAATCGCTTCACACACGAGGTATTAAAAATTCACAAACGCGATTTATTCGAGCCACGGGTGCTGGTTACGTGCATTGTGATGGTACTTACTGCCTATTCATACGGAACGGTTTATACCGTCATCCCCGACTTTGGCGAATTTGTGGGCATCCGTAATAAAGGGTTGCTGTTTACTTTTTTAACGGTAGCGTCCCTCTCGGTACGGTTAATAGCCGGTAAGGCTTCCGACTATTACGGCAGGCGTAACGTGCTGATTTTTTCAACCGGCCTGGCGGTGGTGGCTATGGTGCTCCTCGGCTTTGGCAGTACACCACGCGACCTGATGATTGGCGTTACACTTTATGGTTTTGCTCAAGGCATTACTTCGCCAACGCTGTTTGCCTGGGCAACTGACTTGAGCGATGAGAAACACAAAGGCCGGGGCATTTCGAGCCTGTATATTTTTATGGAGATGGGCATAGGCGTGGGTGCTTTTGCTTCAGGATGGATTTACGGTAACCGGTCAGAAAACTTTATCACTACGTTTGTAATCTGTGCTGTGCTGGCGGGCCTGGCTTTTTTATATCTGGTTACACTGCGTAAACCAACCGTTGCGCCCCAACCTGTTTCGGTTACCAATCCTTCCGAAAGTGTAGGAAGTGAATTAGATCAATTATAACCTATGAAAAGATATTTCCTGAGCCTGTTTCTTTTAGCCGGTGGCGCAGAACTTTACTCCACGCTTACCGGTGCCTCGTTGGTTCACCGGTTTGCCAAGCCGTTTTTGCTGCTCACGCTGATTGGCTACTATGTGTTTTCGCGTGCCGGTCAGCCGTTGGCCATTACCTTTTTACTCGCACTTTTTTTCAGTTGGGCAGGCGATGTGTTGCTGATGTTTCAGCAGGAGGATGCTTCGTTTTTTATCTACGGCCTGGCCGCCTTTCTGCTGGCCCATGTGCTGTTTATTTTTTCGTACCGGCAGCACCGGTGGGAGGATGAAACCAATACATTACAAGGTTTGCAACGGGTGCGCTTTGCCTTTCCGTTAATACTTTCCGGCAGCGGACTGGTGGTGATTCTTTACCCTTATTTGGGTGATATGAAATGGCCGGTTTTAGTTTACGCGTTAGTGATAACGCTGATGAGCATCCAGGCTCTGTTTCGCTATGGCCGCACCGGCCAGGGGAGTTTTGTAATGGTGTTTGGCGGCTCTATCCTGTTTATGATTTCCGACTCCCTGCTGGCCATCAATAAATTTATTGAATCACTTCCCCTTGCCGATTTCTGGATTATGCTAACCTACATAGCTGCACAACTGCTTATTGTGCAGGGAATAATTATTCATACTGAAAAATCCCCCCTTGAGGGGGGACAACGGGGGGTGTAGTTACATAGTTAACTTCTTTACCGATCCGCTGCCGCTGCTGTGTGCATTTACATGTGCAGGATTGCCGCGGTAACGAACATCACCGCTGCCCGATATTTTGGCATCCAGTTCATCTTTCACATTGATCTCGACCGAGCCGGAGCCGGATATGCGCACCCGGCATTTACTGGTTTCCAGGTCGGCCGCCAGTACTTTGCCCGAACCGGAAATATCCACATCCACACCCGAGGATTTGCCACTGGCAACTGCCTTACCCGATCCGGAAATTTCAAAAGCCGCGTTACCGGAAACAGCAGCATTCATTTCGATTTTTCCGGAGCCGCTGATGTCGCCAGTAAATGAGGCAAGGCTACCCCTCACAATCATATCACCTGATCCGCTCACATTGACTTCGGTATCGCCTGCATCGGTTTCGACTTTCAGCGAGCCCGAACCACTAACACTGAGTTTTAAAGCGTTGCACCGGATGCGGTTTTCAACAATCATATCGCCTGAGCCGCTAACACTCAGGCCTTCAATATCTTTAACCGTTATGTACGCGTTTATTCTGTCGGTATCGGTCCAGTTCCAGTTAAACCATTTTTCCTTCGAGCGGATAACCAGTTTGTTGCCTTCCACCCGTACTTCCACTTTGTCGATGGCGTCACGGGTGCCTTCCAGTTCAACTTTTTGTGTATTACCCTGGCGCACATAGGCTTTGCCCGGAACCCCAAACCCGATTTTGGTAAAGGCAGGTACCGTTACCGTTTCGCGTTGCTGTGCGGCCAGCGGTAAAGAAATGAGCAAGAGGAAGAAAATGGTAAGGTTTTTCATGGCGATAATCGTTTATGCATCTACAGACTACCCGGCACTGCCGTAGGTTGCACGTCAGCCTGATTTTACTTTTCTTAAAACGCTGAACGTCATTTCTTCGTTACGTGCCTGAATTGTCATTTTTTACCATTAAAGAACCCGCGCAGGGTGTTTACCGCGAAAGTGGCAGCAAATTTCTCGCTTTTGCCTATCCTGTAAAAGGATGAAGTGCAGATTAAGGAAAAACTGGAAAACCTGAAAAAAGAATATTCCGATGCCCGTCTCCATTGCTACGCCTGGGTGCTGGGCGCTGAAAAAGATCGGTTTCGGGCGTTTGATGATGGCGAACCCGGCCATTCGGCAGGCGACCCGATTTTGGGGCAGATCCGGTCGCGTAATCTCTCCAATGTACTTGTGGTGGTGGTTCGGTATTTTGGAGGGATTAAACTGGGTGTGGGTAGGTTGATAGCGGCTTATCGTGCGGCTGCCGCGCAGGCCCTGGATAATGCTACCCGTGTGGATATGGAGGTAATGCGGAGATTCAGGCTTAAATATCCCTACCAACAAACTGCTGACATCATGCGGAAGGTAAAACAGGTACGTGCCCGTGTTATTGCGCAGCGGCATGAAACCGATTGCCTGTTGGAATTGAAATAGCTTTTTGTGATGCAGGCCGGTTTATGGAGCAGGACAAACGTTTAATGCATAAGCATGTTGAAGTGGAAGAAATTCCGTTAACTTGAAATAAATTTTTTTCCATGCCACTATCCCGGAAGCCCGCCCTCGGCTTCATTTTCGTTACGCTGTTAATTGATGTAACCGGCTGGGGCATCATCATCCCGGTAATGCCCCGGCTCATCCAGGAACTTTCGGGTGGTTCGTTAAGCGAGGCCTCGAAATACGGGGGCTGGCTGATATCGACTTATGCCATTATGCAGTTTGCCTGTGCGCCCATCGTGGGTGCGTTGAGCGATCGGTTTGGCCGCAGGCCGGTGCTGCTGGCTTCTCTATTTGGTTTTGGTATTGATTACCTGTTTCTGGCATTTGCTCCCACGCTGGGCTGGTTGTTTGTGGGCCGTGCTATTGCCGGCATTATGGGCGCCAGTTTCACCACGGCAGGTGCCTACATTGCCGACATCAGCACACCGGAAAAGCGATCGCAGAATTTCGGCATGATTGGTGCTGCCTTCGGGCTGGGCTTTATCATCGGGCCGGTAATTGGCGGATTGCTGGGCGGCCTTGGTACGCGGGTGCCTTTTTTAGTTACCGCGGGCTTAACCTTCCTTAACTGGCTGTATGGTTTCTTCATTTTACCGGAGTCGCTCCAACCCGAAAACCGCAGGGCGTTCAGCTGGCAGCGCGCCAACCCATTGGGTACGCTTAGGAGTTTATTCCGTTTTCCGGTTATCAGAGGGTTGTTCGTAGCGCTGGCTTTCCTCTACATTGCGGCACACGCAGTACAAAGCAACTGGTCGTACTACACGATAGAAAAGTTTGGGTGGAAGGAATCCGATATAGGCATATCGCTTGGGGTTGTCGGTTTTGTGTATGCCATTGTTTCGGGGTGGCTTATCCGGTTGATCATCCCGGCCCTGGGCCAGCAACGCAGCGTGTACGTTGGCCTGGGCTTGCAGGCAGCTGGTTTTATTTTATATGCCGCGTCTTCGCAGGGCTGGATGATGTATGCCTTTACGGTGGTGTACTGCTTGGGCGGCATTGCCGGCCCTGCTTTGCAGGGCATTATGTCATCCATTATACCGCCCAACGAGCAGGGCGAACTGCAGGGCGGCTTCACCAGCCTGATGAGTTTGTGTTCCATCATCGGGCCGTTTGTAATGAACAGCGTATTGTTTGCCTGGTTTACCGGGCCCGGGGCACCGGTTTATCTGCCGGAAGTGGCGATGGTGTTTGGTGCCCTGCTGGCGGTTATCAGCACGGTGTTGGCGCGGAGGAGTTTGAAGCGCAGCGCCAGCCCCACAGATGCCTGAAAGCAAATCACAACGCTCCATTGAAAATGGAGGTACGCGTTGTGATTTGCTTTCAGTAAACGATCTTTGACATGGAACGAGGAGAAATCAAACCGGTTCTTGAGGTTGTGATTTGCTTTCAGTAAACGATCTTTGACATGAGCCACAACCGGGGCAATTCAGCTGGCGGTGTTGTGATTTGCTTTCAGTAAACGATCTTTGACATGAGTACTAACATTTTTACCAATCCAACCTAAGTTGTGATTTGCTTTCAGTAAACGATCTTTGACATGTAAGCCAAGAGGAATTTATCCAAGCAATAAGTTGTGATTTGCTTTCAGTAAACGATCTTTGACATGTCGTGCCGAGAGCTTGAGTACAACCGAGTGGTTGTGATTTGCTTTCAGTAAACGATCTTTGACATGGCAGACTCATTAGCCTTGAATTATGAGTTGGTTGTGATTTGCTTTCAGTAAACGATCTTTGACATGAAGCACGTCAAACGGGTTAGGCGTAGAGCCGTTGTGATTTGCTTTCAGTAAACGATCTTTGACATGTGCAACGATCATTTATACGAAGCCTTTATAGTTGTGATTTGCTTTCAGTAAACGATCTTTGACATGAATTCATTGCAGCCATTGCAGCCCTAAACAGTTGTGATTTGCTTTCAGTAAACGATCTTTGACATGTGTAATATCTCTGGTACCTCATAGCCAGCAGTTGTGATTTGCTTTCAGTAAACGATCTTTGACATGGACCGCATTGCGATCAATTCGGAAGCAAGGGTTGTGATTTGCTTTCAGTAAACGATCTTTGACATGTGATCTTTCGTTAGTCGTGGTTGGTACTAAGTTGTGATTTGCTTTCAGTAAACGATCTTTGACATGGTTCGGGTTTAGTCCATTCGTGCCCGCGTGGTTGTGATTTGCTTTCAGTAAACGATCTTTGACATGAACGGGAGCAGCCGTTGTCACAACTTTTAAGTTGTGATTTGCTTTCAGTAAACGATCTTTGACATGGTTGCCGCGCTATCCGTTCCTGTTGTTGGGTTGTGATTTGCTTTCAGTAAACGATCTTTGACATGTGACAGCGATGGCGGTTTGCCATTCATAAGGTTGTGATTTGCTTTCAGTAAACGATCTTTGACATGTATCCTTCCTGTGGATACTTTTAACATCAAGTTGTGATTTGCTTTCAGTAAACGATCTTTGACATGTTGATTTTCTGTTATATGTTTCAATAGTTTGTTGTGATTTGCTTTCAGTAAACGATCTTTGACATGGAAAAAGTGTTTATAATCTGATTCGTATTAGTTGTGATTTGCTTTCAGTAAACGATCTTTGACATGGTTCTCGCGGTTGGCGTTGCGGTCTTCCTTGTTGTGATTTGCTTTCAGTAAACGATCTTTGACATGCGATTGTTTCGAAGGCAAAAGCGAAGAGAGGTTGTGATTTGCTTTCAGTAAACGATCTTTGACATGTCATTTATAGCAAGCCTGCTGTAAACCAGCCGGTTGCAGCCGGTTAAGGATTTAAAAAATGGCCTGTCGCATGTCGAAGAAGCCTCCGTGGCCTCAGAAAAGCTCAAGCTGCTGGGGTACCGGGGGCTTTTCTTTTTCTTCTTTTCCATAAAAAATCTGCATCATGCCGAACTGCTTGTCGGTAATCTTTAATATACCCACATGCCCCTTAGGCGGCAAGTTTTTTTTGATGCGTTTAATGTGTACCTCGGCATTCTCCATGCTGGGGCAGTGGCGCAGGTAGGCGCTGAACTGAAACATGCTGAAACCGTCTTTCATCATCTTCTTCCGGAAGTCGGCATAGTTTTTCCGGTCCTGCTTGGTTTCGGTGGGTAAATCAAAAAGCACCATAATCCACATAACGCGGTATTCGTTCAGGCGCATGGCTTACGGCAGTTCGGGGTATACTATCTTTTTGGCGTTGCCGCCAAAGCAGCGGGCCAGCGAGGCCGTGGTGTGCTGGGCGGCCACCATCAGCGGGCTGCGTTCACCGTTCAGTATCACATCCACCGAAGCAAGGGCCAGCAGTTTCTTTTTTACATCGGGCGAAAGCTGGCTGTAGTCACCGCCCTGAGCAACCAACCCTTTTACCAGCGCATCGGCAAACGGGCGGTAAGGTTCCATCACATCATCGGCCAGGCAATAATGGTTGTACTGGTTGTGGTGGTGGATGCCCAGCGTGGGCAGCAGGCCCGAGCCCACCAGGCTGCGGGCAATAATGGCGCGCAGGATGGCATAGGCATAGTTTAGCAAATTGTTTGGCGGCAGGCCTTCGCGTTCGCGTTTGAAGTTGGGTACTTCGGGGAAAAGATTTTTCCAGTAGTAGGTGGCTGCGCGGGCTTCGAGGTTTTCGGTATCGCCCGAAAGTACATCCCTGCTCCACTTCATCAGGTTGCCCGCTTCGATGCCGTGGCGCTGAAGCAGCAGCGCCTGGTTTTTGATTTTGGCTTTTACGGTTTGTTGCCATAATTGTTTAAGCAGGGGTTGGGAGGCGTTTATTTGATCACTAAACCGGGACGCCTGCAGCGTATGGCCTGAGAGGTTAAGCATAAGCCCGGTAGGCAGGTGGGTGTTATCGCAGGTAATGAAGGCCACATTATTGTTCAGCAGTTTGGCCATGAGGGCCTGCGATATAATGATTTGCGGGTGGTCAAGGATGACCACGCCAACGTCTTCAATGGGTATGGTAGCCTGGGCTTCTTTTTTAAAGGCTTCGGGCAGGGTAGGGTTCTTTTCCACCTCGGGAAGGCGCACCACCAGCTGCTCGAGGTGGGTACTCAGGTAGGCCGGGTTGCCGAAGTAGAGAGTGCGTTTGATCATGGCCGGCAAAAGACATACTGAATGTAACCCAATACCGAGAAAATCCAAAATCGTATTTTAGAATTTCACGCTTTTGTTTTTACAAGGCCTTAATAACCTCATGTAGAAATTGAACAAGGCTGCCCGATTGTACGCGTTTATCCTGCTGAAAGGACGGGTTGCCGGGTGTAACAATATACCCGTGTTTAATTTTTAGATCATCCAATACGGTATAGAATCCTCTTGATACCGAGGGTGTGGATGAATGTTTGATCTCAACGGCAAGAACAGGTTTTATGCCGTCTGCCAGCAATACATCGCATTCGGCACCATGGTGGGTGCGGTAATAATACAAGTCGATAGAGGCTGGTTTGCATTGATGTATCTGTT encodes:
- the cas1 gene encoding type II CRISPR-associated endonuclease Cas1 — translated: MIKRTLYFGNPAYLSTHLEQLVVRLPEVEKNPTLPEAFKKEAQATIPIEDVGVVILDHPQIIISQALMAKLLNNNVAFITCDNTHLPTGLMLNLSGHTLQASRFSDQINASQPLLKQLWQQTVKAKIKNQALLLQRHGIEAGNLMKWSRDVLSGDTENLEARAATYYWKNLFPEVPNFKREREGLPPNNLLNYAYAILRAIIARSLVGSGLLPTLGIHHHNQYNHYCLADDVMEPYRPFADALVKGLVAQGGDYSQLSPDVKKKLLALASVDVILNGERSPLMVAAQHTTASLARCFGGNAKKIVYPELP
- a CDS encoding TCR/Tet family MFS transporter produces the protein MPLSRKPALGFIFVTLLIDVTGWGIIIPVMPRLIQELSGGSLSEASKYGGWLISTYAIMQFACAPIVGALSDRFGRRPVLLASLFGFGIDYLFLAFAPTLGWLFVGRAIAGIMGASFTTAGAYIADISTPEKRSQNFGMIGAAFGLGFIIGPVIGGLLGGLGTRVPFLVTAGLTFLNWLYGFFILPESLQPENRRAFSWQRANPLGTLRSLFRFPVIRGLFVALAFLYIAAHAVQSNWSYYTIEKFGWKESDIGISLGVVGFVYAIVSGWLIRLIIPALGQQRSVYVGLGLQAAGFILYAASSQGWMMYAFTVVYCLGGIAGPALQGIMSSIIPPNEQGELQGGFTSLMSLCSIIGPFVMNSVLFAWFTGPGAPVYLPEVAMVFGALLAVISTVLARRSLKRSASPTDA
- a CDS encoding DUF2807 domain-containing protein; its protein translation is MKNLTIFFLLLISLPLAAQQRETVTVPAFTKIGFGVPGKAYVRQGNTQKVELEGTRDAIDKVEVRVEGNKLVIRSKEKWFNWNWTDTDRINAYITVKDIEGLSVSGSGDMIVENRIRCNALKLSVSGSGSLKVETDAGDTEVNVSGSGDMIVRGSLASFTGDISGSGKIEMNAAVSGNAAFEISGSGKAVASGKSSGVDVDISGSGKVLAADLETSKCRVRISGSGSVEINVKDELDAKISGSGDVRYRGNPAHVNAHSSGSGSVKKLTM
- the cas2 gene encoding CRISPR-associated endonuclease Cas2; its protein translation is MRLNEYRVMWIMVLFDLPTETKQDRKNYADFRKKMMKDGFSMFQFSAYLRHCPSMENAEVHIKRIKKNLPPKGHVGILKITDKQFGMMQIFYGKEEKEKPPVPQQLELF